The Halobellus sp. MBLA0158 genome has a window encoding:
- a CDS encoding gamma carbonic anhydrase family protein, which yields MQRAFEGAEPRVAESAFVSEMAYLVGDVAVESRASVWPFVCLRGHGTGVEVGEETNVQEFTTLHGARLGDGVTVGHGAVVDYAEVGDHCLVGMQSAVMRGATVEEGSIVAANAVVRQDQTVPSGHLAYGTPAETRPLTEDQREQIRRTHETYVDLAARFRDAGLGHDEAP from the coding sequence ATGCAACGAGCGTTCGAGGGTGCGGAACCGCGCGTCGCCGAGAGCGCGTTCGTCTCGGAGATGGCGTACCTCGTCGGCGACGTCGCCGTCGAGTCCCGCGCGAGCGTCTGGCCGTTCGTCTGCCTCCGCGGGCACGGAACGGGCGTCGAGGTGGGCGAGGAGACGAACGTCCAGGAGTTCACGACGCTCCACGGCGCGCGGCTCGGAGACGGCGTCACCGTCGGGCACGGGGCCGTCGTCGACTACGCCGAGGTCGGCGACCACTGCCTCGTCGGGATGCAGAGCGCGGTGATGCGCGGGGCGACCGTCGAGGAAGGCTCGATCGTCGCGGCGAACGCCGTCGTCCGGCAGGACCAGACCGTCCCGTCCGGTCATTTGGCGTACGGGACGCCGGCGGAGACCAGGCCCCTCACCGAGGATCAGCGCGAGCAGATCCGCCGGACGCACGAGACTTACGTCGACCTCGCGGCGCGGTTCCGCGATGCGGGATTGGGCCACGACGAGGCGCCGTGA
- a CDS encoding universal stress protein produces MVRVLLALDDDIPQARAQTNAIKDIVEPAGSAEVYILHVFGDNPEGASVQQVEAVREARERLESDKVDVHLLEASGSPSDEILRFADEYDVDQICVGGRKRSPAGKALFGSVTQDIILGTHRPVLVCGSAAEDEE; encoded by the coding sequence ATGGTCCGAGTACTGCTCGCACTCGACGACGACATCCCGCAGGCACGCGCACAGACCAACGCGATCAAAGACATCGTCGAACCGGCGGGGAGCGCGGAGGTGTACATCCTCCACGTCTTCGGCGACAACCCCGAAGGGGCGTCCGTCCAGCAGGTCGAGGCCGTCCGCGAGGCGCGCGAGCGGCTCGAAAGCGACAAGGTCGACGTCCACCTGCTGGAGGCAAGCGGATCCCCCTCCGACGAGATTCTCCGCTTCGCCGACGAGTACGACGTCGATCAGATTTGCGTCGGCGGACGGAAGCGCTCGCCCGCCGGCAAGGCGCTCTTCGGGAGCGTGACCCAGGACATCATCCTCGGCACGCACCGCCCGGTCCTGGTGTGCGGCAGCGCCGCAGAGGACGAAGAGTAA
- a CDS encoding IclR family transcriptional regulator, whose product MARRASGGRGIQSDETLFDIVELLRERDGAGVTEVAEGLDIAKSTAHGHLTTLTDRGYVVKRGREYHLGLKFFEYGQYVRGQLEIFQSGMAAADRLEAATDEMAWLIAHQNGKLIYVYGRAGDNDINVNALLGTREHMHCNSGGKAILAHLSEETVRWILDRHGLPARTENTITDRERLFEELERIRDRGYALNLAEDLEGIHAIGVPLIVDGEVQGALSVAGPAHRMSKERCETEIIDHLQAATDEIDLSLAYR is encoded by the coding sequence ATGGCACGGCGAGCGTCAGGCGGGCGCGGGATCCAATCCGACGAGACCCTGTTCGACATCGTCGAACTCCTTCGCGAACGCGACGGCGCGGGCGTGACCGAGGTCGCGGAGGGCCTCGACATCGCCAAGAGCACCGCACACGGCCATCTGACGACGCTCACCGACCGCGGGTACGTCGTCAAGCGCGGTCGGGAGTACCACCTCGGCCTGAAGTTCTTCGAGTACGGGCAGTACGTGCGGGGCCAACTGGAGATTTTCCAGTCAGGAATGGCCGCCGCCGATCGGCTGGAGGCGGCGACCGACGAGATGGCCTGGCTCATCGCCCACCAGAACGGGAAGCTCATCTACGTCTACGGCCGCGCCGGGGACAACGACATCAACGTCAACGCGCTCCTCGGAACCCGGGAGCATATGCACTGCAACTCCGGCGGCAAGGCCATCCTGGCTCACCTCTCCGAGGAGACCGTCCGGTGGATCCTCGACCGGCACGGCCTCCCCGCGCGGACGGAGAACACGATCACCGACCGCGAGCGGCTCTTCGAGGAGCTCGAACGGATCCGAGACCGGGGCTACGCCCTCAACCTCGCGGAGGACCTGGAGGGGATCCACGCCATCGGCGTCCCGCTCATCGTCGACGGCGAGGTCCAGGGCGCGCTGAGCGTCGCCGGCCCGGCCCACCGGATGTCGAAGGAGCGCTGCGAGACCGAGATCATCGACCACCTCCAGGCCGCGACCGACGAGATCGATCTCTCGCTCGCGTACCGGTAG
- a CDS encoding ABC transporter ATP-binding protein — translation MTLLEGRGLTKKFGGVVAIEDVSFTVERGEAVGLIGPNGAGKSTLFRTITGVHPPTEGEVYFDGEEITGKSQHEICHRGLAKTHQIVRPFESLSLIENVVVGAEYGGREFDDTRARAREMLEFVDLEDQMHADPGELSVGGLKRLEIARVLATDPEMVLFDEVAGGLDPEETEGIIDLVGDIIDEGKTVFLIDHVMRALMTVSERVLVLDNGKLIAEGTPDEIQNDDEVIEAYLGEHAGKDLSDAVAGDDAVAGD, via the coding sequence ATGACGCTACTGGAAGGACGCGGCCTGACGAAGAAGTTCGGCGGGGTCGTCGCGATCGAGGACGTCTCCTTCACCGTCGAACGGGGCGAGGCCGTCGGGCTGATCGGCCCGAACGGCGCCGGCAAGAGCACGCTCTTTCGGACGATCACGGGCGTGCATCCGCCGACCGAGGGCGAGGTCTACTTCGACGGCGAGGAGATCACCGGCAAGTCCCAACACGAGATCTGCCACCGCGGGCTCGCGAAGACCCACCAGATCGTCCGCCCCTTCGAGAGCCTCTCGCTCATAGAGAACGTCGTCGTCGGCGCCGAGTACGGCGGCCGCGAGTTCGACGACACCCGAGCGCGCGCCCGGGAGATGCTGGAGTTCGTCGACCTCGAAGACCAGATGCACGCCGATCCCGGCGAACTCAGCGTCGGCGGCCTCAAGCGCCTGGAGATCGCTCGCGTACTCGCGACCGACCCCGAGATGGTGCTGTTCGACGAGGTCGCCGGCGGCCTCGACCCCGAGGAGACCGAGGGCATCATCGACCTCGTCGGCGACATCATCGACGAGGGCAAGACCGTCTTCCTGATCGACCACGTGATGCGCGCGCTGATGACCGTCAGCGAGCGCGTGCTGGTGCTCGACAACGGCAAACTCATCGCCGAAGGCACCCCCGACGAGATCCAAAACGACGACGAGGTCATCGAGGCCTACCTCGGCGAACACGCCGGCAAGGACCTCTCGGACGCGGTCGCGGGCGACGACGCCGTCGCCGGCGACTGA
- a CDS encoding methyl-accepting chemotaxis protein yields MAQHSPAPQNEQVPATQEATLAPDFSHIDDETERYRAERDHWRHMFNQLAAEFPEPVIAVDDEGRLTHWNDAQESFVGIPAAETLGKPAHDVIGTEDVTETLAEKVVRTGERIRETNVRTITNTNGEKGHGRAMGVPLTSPSGEVVGSFEVLYRVTDLVEQRQSMQRVQEQVQRDLEGTVSGLETASSQVTENVNVIAEVADEEAEHVRDVDDEIQTFSATTEEVAASVETISTQSSETAELATESEESTTELLETVEDVADASDRMAGDAEDLAERVEEIDDVVAVIDDIADQINILALNASIEAARAGEAGEGFAVVADEVKSLAAESKEEAERIEGLVESIATIANETVEGVEQTSDRVDEIESQIEAVNANQREIQEAIADVSEQLEQIATATDEQATSAEDISAMLSSTVEGVERIADEVAELATANQQQTDQVAEIRRSVEELERNLNSVIEDQ; encoded by the coding sequence ATGGCACAACACAGCCCGGCCCCGCAGAACGAGCAGGTCCCGGCCACCCAGGAGGCGACGCTCGCCCCCGACTTCTCGCACATCGACGACGAAACCGAACGCTACCGGGCCGAGCGCGACCACTGGCGGCATATGTTCAATCAGCTCGCCGCGGAGTTCCCCGAGCCCGTGATCGCCGTCGACGACGAGGGGCGACTGACCCACTGGAACGACGCCCAGGAGTCGTTCGTCGGCATCCCCGCCGCGGAGACCCTCGGCAAGCCCGCCCACGACGTCATTGGGACCGAGGACGTCACCGAGACGCTCGCCGAGAAGGTCGTCCGCACGGGCGAGCGCATCAGGGAGACGAACGTCCGGACGATCACGAACACGAACGGCGAGAAGGGCCACGGCCGGGCGATGGGCGTCCCGCTCACCTCGCCAAGCGGCGAGGTGGTGGGCTCCTTCGAGGTCCTCTACCGGGTGACTGACCTCGTCGAGCAGCGCCAGTCGATGCAGCGCGTCCAAGAGCAGGTCCAGCGGGACCTCGAAGGGACGGTGAGCGGTCTGGAGACGGCGTCCTCGCAGGTGACGGAGAACGTGAACGTGATCGCAGAAGTTGCCGACGAGGAGGCCGAACACGTCAGAGACGTCGACGACGAGATCCAGACGTTCAGCGCGACGACCGAGGAGGTCGCCGCGAGCGTCGAGACGATTTCGACCCAGAGCTCCGAGACCGCAGAGCTCGCGACCGAGTCCGAAGAATCGACGACCGAATTGCTGGAGACGGTCGAGGACGTCGCGGACGCGAGCGACCGGATGGCCGGCGATGCCGAAGATTTGGCAGAGCGCGTCGAGGAGATCGACGACGTGGTCGCGGTGATCGACGACATCGCCGATCAGATCAACATCCTCGCGCTCAACGCCTCCATCGAGGCCGCTCGCGCTGGCGAGGCGGGCGAGGGCTTCGCGGTCGTCGCCGACGAGGTGAAGTCGCTCGCAGCGGAGTCCAAGGAGGAGGCCGAGCGGATCGAGGGGCTCGTCGAATCGATCGCGACCATCGCGAACGAGACGGTCGAAGGCGTCGAACAGACGAGCGACCGAGTCGACGAGATCGAGTCCCAGATCGAGGCGGTGAACGCGAATCAGCGGGAGATCCAGGAGGCGATCGCGGACGTCTCCGAGCAGTTGGAACAGATCGCGACCGCGACCGACGAGCAGGCGACGAGCGCCGAAGACATCTCGGCGATGCTGAGTTCGACCGTCGAGGGCGTCGAACGCATCGCCGACGAGGTCGCCGAACTCGCCACGGCGAACCAACAGCAGACCGATCAGGTCGCCGAGATCCGCCGCAGCGTCGAGGAGCTCGAACGCAACCTCAACTCCGTGATCGAAGACCAGTAA
- a CDS encoding acyl-CoA thioesterase, with translation MFERTWTVRFSDTDPHGIAHYPRIVDALHETSDMFMQEIGFPFWDLTQNYDFGFPLVDMGFEFEAPLHAGDEVRITLTPDPSTRAVRFEYEATIDDTVAFSGYEQRVCAETGGGGAVEIPEEIHSQFREYAEE, from the coding sequence ATGTTCGAACGCACCTGGACCGTCCGATTCTCGGACACCGACCCGCACGGCATCGCTCACTACCCGCGCATCGTGGACGCGCTCCACGAGACCTCGGACATGTTTATGCAGGAGATCGGGTTCCCCTTCTGGGACCTCACGCAGAACTACGACTTCGGCTTCCCGCTCGTGGATATGGGCTTCGAGTTCGAGGCGCCGCTCCACGCCGGCGACGAGGTCCGGATCACGCTCACGCCCGATCCGAGCACCCGTGCGGTCCGCTTCGAGTACGAGGCGACCATCGACGACACCGTGGCGTTCTCGGGCTACGAACAGCGCGTCTGCGCCGAGACGGGCGGCGGCGGCGCGGTAGAGATCCCCGAGGAGATCCACTCGCAGTTCCGCGAGTACGCCGAGGAGTAG
- a CDS encoding class I adenylate-forming enzyme family protein, protein MKLNDALARTVRCHPDKPALITDEGRSFTYAELDERSTRLANALTDRVGEGRCAVLTINDVSAIESMWAGNKRGVSTVQLSYRATVAELKSMSDTADAEILVFDDHNVEAALELLDRDAFETAIHAGEEAVDHSDVESYEDVLDGADADLDASLPAGKECAVLHTSGTTSVPKTVQFDQDQLWYGAIQPVMEHGIDETDVALCTSPWYHMVTTDAWLYPHFVAGATVVLHSTFEPEEALELIEEHGVTGLLAVPTQLKTLNDIQRGEGATYDTSTLEYIRTGGAIVTENLIEETHEHLSEHVYNTYGMTEAGPDLTFAHPSVQEEHPGTIGKESFTWEIRVVETAPIDEHPDPEAEVDPGERGEIIARGPGMSHEYIDNEEASERSYFDGWLRTRDVARVDEDGYLYIVDRVDNMIVSGGENVYPAEVERVLGNHPDVTEACVFGRDDEQWGQVVTAVVVVPEGVELTEDELDEYCLQHDGLADFKRPRAYAITTEELPRSDTGTILREQLIEKHFD, encoded by the coding sequence ATGAAACTCAACGACGCGCTCGCACGCACGGTCCGCTGTCACCCCGACAAGCCCGCGCTCATCACCGACGAGGGCCGCTCGTTCACCTACGCCGAACTCGACGAGCGCAGCACGCGCCTCGCGAACGCCCTCACCGACCGGGTCGGCGAGGGCCGGTGTGCGGTACTGACGATCAACGACGTCTCCGCCATCGAGTCGATGTGGGCGGGCAACAAGCGCGGCGTCTCCACGGTCCAGCTCTCCTACCGCGCAACCGTCGCCGAGCTCAAGAGTATGTCCGACACGGCCGACGCGGAGATCCTCGTCTTCGACGACCACAACGTCGAGGCCGCCCTGGAACTGCTCGACCGCGACGCCTTCGAGACGGCGATCCACGCCGGCGAGGAGGCGGTCGACCACTCCGACGTCGAGTCCTACGAGGACGTCCTCGACGGCGCCGACGCCGACCTCGACGCGTCGCTGCCGGCGGGCAAGGAGTGTGCCGTCCTGCACACGAGCGGGACGACGAGCGTTCCGAAGACGGTCCAGTTCGACCAGGACCAGCTCTGGTACGGCGCGATCCAGCCCGTGATGGAACACGGCATCGACGAGACGGACGTCGCGCTCTGTACCTCGCCGTGGTACCATATGGTGACAACAGACGCGTGGCTCTACCCGCACTTCGTCGCGGGCGCGACCGTCGTCCTCCACTCGACGTTCGAGCCCGAGGAGGCCTTAGAGCTCATCGAGGAACACGGCGTGACGGGGCTGCTCGCGGTCCCGACACAGCTGAAGACGCTCAACGACATCCAGCGCGGCGAGGGGGCGACCTACGACACGAGCACGCTGGAGTACATCCGCACCGGCGGCGCGATCGTCACCGAGAACCTCATCGAGGAGACCCACGAGCACCTCTCCGAGCACGTCTACAACACCTACGGGATGACCGAGGCCGGCCCGGACCTCACCTTCGCGCACCCGAGCGTCCAGGAAGAACACCCCGGGACCATCGGCAAGGAGTCGTTCACCTGGGAGATCCGCGTGGTCGAGACCGCGCCGATCGACGAACACCCCGACCCCGAGGCCGAGGTCGACCCCGGCGAGCGCGGCGAGATCATCGCCCGCGGTCCGGGGATGTCCCACGAGTACATCGACAACGAGGAGGCCTCCGAGCGGTCCTACTTCGACGGCTGGCTCCGCACCCGCGACGTCGCCCGCGTCGACGAGGACGGCTACCTCTACATCGTCGACCGCGTCGACAATATGATCGTCAGCGGCGGCGAGAACGTCTACCCCGCGGAGGTCGAACGGGTGCTCGGGAACCACCCCGACGTCACCGAGGCCTGCGTCTTCGGCCGCGACGACGAGCAGTGGGGCCAGGTCGTCACGGCCGTCGTCGTCGTCCCCGAGGGCGTCGAACTCACCGAGGACGAACTCGACGAGTACTGCCTCCAGCACGACGGGCTGGCGGACTTCAAGCGGCCGCGCGCGTACGCGATCACGACCGAGGAGCTCCCGCGGTCGGACACGGGAACGATCCTCCGGGAACAGCTCATCGAGAAGCACTTCGACTGA
- a CDS encoding SLC13 family permease, which yields MPDGLSARAASTLPFEPAWLSLPAGVLAAGGVLGFAPLAPDAALMLAITVFCVALWIGTPVKPWFTALLGIGLIGVGFSTELALFGFRSPATWLVVVGLLIGEAASESGLADLVERVTLDWMPERITTDAVAVYRYLLVVLSAGSLALAVLVPSSLVRVLILAPILKSLGDLFTDRSAKIGIFLGPLFATYYGGSGFLTASLANIIVTGLVESGGGPVISWAQWALYMGPVMGVGRVAVIIAVTYLLYRPSGSDALSDSAVETAAPSPTERRMLAFLLVGVLFWATDFVHGLHPLFGAVVVALLSFAPKIGVVDHTAVGETDFSILFFLGTIFAIAEGLQRTAFTDLAAETLLSYLPADPSLPLVLVFVTAISIGLAFLMEGLAVASVITPVFVSFAQSTGLPLVPIAMIEAVALNGYFFPYQSAVLVGILGLGVVDSVELSRMASLCTIATYLILLPIQIGIFVLLF from the coding sequence ATGCCCGATGGACTCTCCGCGCGTGCGGCCTCGACCCTCCCCTTCGAGCCGGCCTGGCTCTCGCTCCCGGCGGGTGTCCTCGCCGCCGGTGGCGTGCTGGGATTCGCGCCGCTCGCTCCGGACGCGGCCCTGATGCTCGCCATCACGGTCTTCTGTGTCGCTCTCTGGATCGGAACGCCGGTCAAGCCGTGGTTCACGGCGCTGCTCGGTATCGGCCTGATCGGCGTCGGCTTCTCGACGGAGCTGGCGCTGTTCGGCTTCCGCTCGCCCGCGACGTGGCTCGTCGTCGTCGGCCTGCTCATCGGCGAGGCCGCGAGCGAGAGCGGGCTGGCCGACCTCGTCGAGCGCGTCACCCTCGATTGGATGCCCGAGCGGATCACGACCGACGCGGTCGCGGTGTACCGCTACCTGCTCGTCGTCCTCTCGGCCGGGAGCCTCGCGCTCGCGGTGCTCGTGCCCTCGTCGCTCGTCCGCGTCCTGATCCTCGCGCCGATCCTCAAGTCGCTGGGCGACCTCTTCACCGATCGGAGCGCGAAGATCGGGATCTTTCTCGGCCCGCTCTTCGCGACGTACTACGGCGGCTCGGGCTTCCTGACCGCGTCGCTGGCGAACATCATCGTCACCGGGCTCGTCGAGTCCGGGGGCGGCCCCGTGATCTCGTGGGCGCAGTGGGCGCTGTATATGGGGCCGGTGATGGGCGTCGGCCGCGTGGCCGTCATCATCGCCGTGACGTATCTGCTCTACCGGCCGAGCGGATCCGACGCGCTCTCGGACTCCGCGGTCGAGACGGCCGCCCCGTCGCCGACCGAACGGCGGATGCTCGCGTTCCTGCTCGTCGGCGTGCTCTTCTGGGCGACGGACTTCGTCCACGGACTGCATCCCCTCTTCGGCGCGGTCGTGGTCGCGCTGCTCTCGTTCGCGCCGAAGATCGGCGTCGTCGACCACACCGCCGTCGGCGAGACGGACTTCTCCATCCTCTTTTTCCTCGGCACGATCTTCGCCATCGCCGAGGGGCTCCAGCGCACCGCGTTCACCGACCTAGCCGCTGAGACGCTGCTTTCGTACCTCCCCGCGGACCCGTCGCTCCCGCTCGTGTTGGTGTTCGTCACCGCCATCTCGATCGGCCTCGCGTTCCTGATGGAGGGGCTGGCGGTCGCGAGCGTCATCACGCCCGTGTTCGTCTCGTTCGCCCAGAGCACGGGCCTGCCGCTGGTGCCGATCGCGATGATCGAGGCCGTCGCCCTCAACGGCTACTTCTTCCCGTATCAGTCCGCGGTGCTCGTCGGGATCCTCGGCCTGGGCGTCGTCGACTCCGTCGAACTCAGCCGGATGGCGAGCCTCTGTACGATCGCGACGTACCTGATCTTGCTCCCCATCCAGATCGGCATCTTCGTCCTCCTGTTCTGA
- a CDS encoding MBL fold metallo-hydrolase: MTADARITEIAPDVYDITVKEADDARWRVFLFDGETPTLVDAGFEDTVDVVADAVAELGITPERVVITHGDPDHVGGLAGLVERFDLESWVPEGVAVDVDVDHRFGDGDSVGPFTAVSVAGHAPGHHSLVDEARGIAVIGDALFGSDARGLPEGYYVLPTAYYSADVAKADEELANLLEYDFEVGLVYHGSSVTEGASEKIARFVDFAGKR, from the coding sequence ATGACAGCCGACGCTCGGATCACCGAGATCGCACCGGACGTGTACGACATCACCGTCAAGGAGGCCGACGACGCCCGCTGGCGGGTGTTCCTCTTCGACGGCGAGACGCCCACCCTCGTCGACGCCGGCTTCGAGGACACCGTCGACGTCGTCGCCGACGCCGTCGCGGAGCTGGGAATCACGCCCGAACGAGTCGTCATCACCCACGGCGACCCCGACCACGTCGGCGGCCTCGCGGGCCTGGTCGAGCGCTTCGACCTCGAATCGTGGGTCCCCGAGGGCGTCGCGGTCGACGTCGACGTCGACCACCGCTTCGGCGACGGCGACAGCGTCGGGCCGTTCACCGCGGTCTCGGTCGCGGGCCACGCGCCGGGCCACCACTCCCTCGTCGACGAGGCGCGCGGGATCGCCGTCATCGGCGACGCGCTGTTCGGCTCCGACGCCCGCGGCCTGCCGGAGGGCTACTACGTCCTTCCGACCGCCTACTACTCCGCGGACGTGGCCAAAGCCGACGAGGAACTCGCGAATCTCCTCGAGTACGACTTCGAGGTCGGCCTCGTCTACCACGGATCGAGCGTCACCGAGGGCGCCAGCGAGAAGATCGCCCGGTTCGTCGACTTCGCGGGCAAGCGGTAG
- a CDS encoding CoA-binding protein, whose amino-acid sequence MEFGLCPSVTLQQLFDPSGVAVVGASDTEGKIGYEAMANAVAFDGPVYPVNPSGEGELFGREFVASVTEIDGDVDLALCCVPGPAVPDVLEECGEAGIGAAVIYASGFAEAGEKGEELQEATVAVADEHDISLLGPNTSGFIVPALDLRCSFASGAEEIPAGNIAVVAQSGGVGLVLAFQARRQGRGVSAEVGLGNRANVGFAEAIEYFDGDEKTDAIVLHIEGTDDGRRVLEACRASDTPVIAYKVGQSDVGDFAESHTGALTGDHELYTAGFAQYGAPTVDATDDLLDAAAALGNSPEPDGPNVGVVTAQAGPGIIITDRIQRAGGRLPELTADTQETIDEILPGITYADNPVDTGRPMPAFGDIVTAVAEDERVDIVLVYELFEASIGYPIETLDGLAERVGKPVLFASEGIEEDLAEERAKLEAAGIPYFPTPERAADAAGALARYAKLHDDAVADGGIAALDADADGREVSRDE is encoded by the coding sequence ATGGAGTTCGGGCTATGTCCGAGCGTGACGCTGCAACAGCTGTTCGATCCCTCGGGCGTCGCCGTCGTCGGCGCGTCGGACACCGAGGGCAAGATCGGATACGAAGCGATGGCGAACGCGGTGGCGTTCGACGGCCCCGTCTACCCGGTGAACCCCTCCGGCGAGGGCGAACTGTTCGGCCGGGAGTTCGTCGCGTCCGTGACGGAGATCGACGGCGACGTCGACCTCGCGCTCTGCTGTGTGCCGGGGCCGGCCGTCCCGGACGTCCTCGAAGAGTGCGGCGAGGCCGGCATCGGCGCGGCCGTCATCTACGCCAGCGGCTTCGCCGAGGCGGGCGAGAAGGGCGAGGAGCTCCAGGAGGCGACCGTCGCGGTCGCCGACGAGCACGACATCTCGCTGCTGGGCCCGAACACGAGCGGCTTCATCGTGCCCGCGCTCGACCTCCGGTGTTCGTTCGCCAGCGGCGCCGAGGAGATCCCCGCTGGCAACATCGCGGTCGTCGCCCAGAGCGGCGGCGTCGGGCTCGTGTTGGCCTTCCAGGCCCGCCGTCAGGGCCGCGGCGTCTCCGCGGAGGTCGGCCTGGGCAACCGCGCGAACGTGGGATTCGCCGAGGCCATCGAGTACTTCGACGGCGACGAGAAGACGGACGCGATCGTCCTCCACATCGAGGGGACGGACGACGGGCGCCGCGTCCTGGAGGCCTGCCGCGCGAGCGACACGCCCGTGATCGCGTACAAGGTCGGCCAGTCCGACGTCGGCGACTTCGCGGAGTCACACACCGGCGCGCTCACCGGCGACCACGAGCTCTACACCGCGGGCTTCGCCCAGTACGGCGCGCCGACGGTCGACGCCACAGACGACCTGCTCGATGCGGCCGCCGCGCTCGGGAACTCCCCCGAGCCGGACGGCCCCAACGTCGGCGTCGTCACGGCGCAGGCGGGGCCGGGGATCATCATCACCGACCGGATCCAGCGCGCCGGCGGCCGGCTCCCCGAGCTGACGGCCGACACCCAGGAGACGATCGACGAGATCCTGCCGGGGATCACCTACGCCGACAACCCCGTCGACACCGGCCGGCCGATGCCGGCGTTCGGCGACATCGTGACCGCCGTCGCCGAGGACGAGCGGGTCGACATCGTCCTCGTCTACGAGCTGTTCGAGGCGTCGATCGGCTACCCGATCGAGACGCTCGACGGGCTCGCAGAGCGGGTCGGAAAGCCCGTCCTGTTCGCCAGCGAGGGCATCGAAGAGGACCTCGCCGAGGAGCGCGCGAAGCTCGAAGCTGCCGGGATCCCCTACTTCCCGACGCCGGAGCGAGCGGCCGACGCCGCGGGCGCGCTGGCCCGGTACGCGAAACTGCACGACGACGCCGTCGCGGACGGCGGGATCGCCGCGCTCGATGCCGACGCCGACGGCCGGGAGGTGAGCCGCGATGAGTGA
- a CDS encoding acetate--CoA ligase family protein has product MSESGEPAPIASARADGRTTLTEAEGKELLASAGIDTPEFAVCADADAAVDAAGDIGYPVVVKVASPAVTHKSDWADGVGVAVGLDSGDAVREAATRIFEAADERGIETDVLVEAALDTDRGTEVIVGGLRDPSFGPVVLTGLGGVFTEVFEDTSHRIAPIDRAEARSAIEELRAVELLRGYRGSEPADVDALAEAVAAVGDLVTDHPIAELDVNPVLAGTDGVMALDALVVLEDQ; this is encoded by the coding sequence ATGAGTGAGTCCGGCGAGCCCGCGCCGATCGCGTCGGCCCGCGCCGACGGGCGGACCACGCTGACGGAGGCCGAGGGCAAGGAGCTCCTGGCGTCGGCGGGGATCGACACGCCGGAGTTCGCGGTCTGTGCGGACGCCGACGCCGCGGTCGACGCCGCCGGAGACATCGGCTATCCGGTAGTCGTCAAGGTCGCCTCGCCCGCGGTCACTCACAAGAGCGACTGGGCCGACGGGGTCGGGGTCGCGGTCGGCCTCGACTCCGGCGACGCGGTCCGCGAGGCGGCGACCCGGATCTTCGAGGCGGCCGACGAGCGGGGGATCGAGACCGACGTCCTCGTCGAGGCGGCGCTCGACACCGACCGCGGGACCGAAGTGATCGTCGGCGGGCTCCGGGATCCCTCGTTCGGGCCGGTCGTCCTCACGGGGCTCGGCGGCGTCTTCACCGAGGTCTTCGAGGACACCAGCCACCGGATCGCGCCGATCGACCGCGCGGAGGCGCGCTCGGCGATCGAGGAACTGCGAGCCGTCGAGCTGCTCCGGGGATACCGCGGGAGCGAGCCGGCCGACGTCGACGCGCTCGCCGAGGCCGTCGCGGCTGTGGGCGACCTGGTGACCGACCACCCGATCGCCGAACTCGACGTCAATCCGGTGTTGGCGGGGACCGATGGAGTGATGGCCCTCGACGCGCTTGTCGTGCTTGAGGATCAGTAA
- a CDS encoding maltose acetyltransferase domain-containing protein — MDSEKEKMLAGERYDASDPELVADRERARRLLRRFNRAAVDDAETRRELLGSLLGSVGGEVHVEPPFRCDYGYNIRVGDGFYANYDCVVLDVCEVDVGAGCLLGPGVHIYTATHPLDPEARAEGLESGEPVTIGENVWIGGRAVINPGVTIGDDAVVASGAVVTDDVPAGVVVGGNPATVVREME; from the coding sequence ATGGACAGCGAGAAGGAGAAGATGCTCGCCGGGGAGCGATACGACGCGTCCGACCCCGAACTGGTCGCCGATCGGGAGCGGGCCCGACGGCTCCTCCGACGGTTCAACCGCGCCGCCGTCGACGACGCCGAGACGCGGCGCGAACTGCTGGGGTCGCTCCTCGGATCCGTCGGCGGCGAGGTCCACGTCGAACCGCCGTTCCGCTGTGACTACGGCTACAACATCCGCGTCGGCGACGGCTTCTACGCCAACTACGACTGCGTCGTCCTCGACGTCTGCGAGGTCGACGTCGGCGCGGGCTGTCTGCTCGGCCCGGGCGTCCACATCTACACGGCGACGCACCCGCTCGACCCGGAAGCGCGGGCCGAGGGGCTGGAGTCCGGCGAGCCGGTGACGATCGGCGAGAACGTCTGGATCGGCGGCCGCGCGGTGATCAATCCGGGCGTGACGATCGGCGACGACGCGGTGGTCGCGTCCGGCGCCGTCGTCACCGACGACGTCCCCGCGGGCGTCGTCGTCGGGGGAAATCCCGCGACGGTCGTACGAGAGATGGAGTAA